From Podospora bellae-mahoneyi strain CBS 112042 chromosome 3, whole genome shotgun sequence, the proteins below share one genomic window:
- a CDS encoding hypothetical protein (EggNog:ENOG503NUYF; COG:L), translating to MDMDMDNPDSKRKAPRRKGDDRVILHFDLDCFYAQCIENANPHLKSVPLGIKQKSILATCNYVARKHGVKKLMGIQEAKRLCPDLVLADGEDLSPFRDVSKQIYSLLKSYSWNGRVERLGLDEVFLDVTDVVAYNLGLVNHHCLEESWFCLSREDPERGFAFDAREVKGCVWPPDFVSDRENEGTDSLRLRLLLGSHLAFYLRQQMEGLGYTSACGISTNKLLAKLAGDRNKPRNQTTLLSSHSPVPFLDPLPLRKIPGIGGKTITAMKSLLKTDDDDDGLTVHNARTNPAVSPFALERLLAGSGGGGEKGIGRKVWLLLHGIDGSEVKPARDVPRQIGIEDTYRGLTQLSQVRAGLVQITTSLLRRMHVDLLDDFDAVTPPISPAPTSVGKGRWLAQPKTLRLTTRPYHSPSEWDKFEYNHGRVSKSVALPRFVFDLNIEPESIAERLVEGTLMPLFHSLNPDKSKLCIGLLNVCVTNMDRAKESSRGGDIMAAFQRQREVEEIRGVAFADEPPDGEEKAEDTSDDTEVEWVEEEDEQDGVRCRLCGCVIPVFAVEAHGRWHELDEGWVEPQGG from the exons aTGGACATGGACATGGACAACCCGGACTCCAAGAGGAAGGCGCCACGCCGAAAAGGAGATGACCGGGTCATCCTGCATTTT GATCTAGATTGCTTCTACGCACAG TGCATCGAAAACGccaacccccacctcaaGTCTGTACCCCTCGGCATCAAGCAAAAGTCCATCCTTGCCACGTGCAACTACGTCGCGAGAAAGCACggggtgaagaagctgaTGGGGATCCAGGAGGCCAAGAGGCTGTGTCCCGACCTTGTCCTGGCAGACGGGGAGGACCTGTCACCCTTCAGGGATGTCTCCAAGCAGATTTACTCCCTGCTAAAGTCCTATTCTTGGAAcgggagggtggagaggttggggttggatgaggTTTTCTTGGATGTGACTGATGTCGTGGCTTACAacctggggttggtgaatCATCACTGCTTGGAGGAGTCGTGGTTTTGTCTGTCGAGGGAGGATCCGGAAAGGGGGTTTGCGTTTGATGCCcgggaggtgaaggggtgTGTCTGGCCTCCAGATTTTGTTTCTGACCGCGAAAATGAGGGCACGGATAGCTTGAGGCTgaggctcctcctcggcagccacCTTGCCTTTTACCTCCGCCAGCAGATGGAAGGTCTGGGGTATACTTCTGCTTGTGGCATCTCCACCaacaagctcctcgccaAGCTAGCTGGCGATAGAAACAAGCCACGCAACCagaccaccctcctctcctcccacagTCCCGTCCCATTCCTCGACCCATTACCTCTTCGGAAAATCCCCGGCATTGGCGGCAaaaccatcaccgccatgAAAAGCTTACTCAaaaccgacgacgacgacgacggcctGACCGTTCACAACGCCCGAACCAACCCGGCCGTCTCCCCTTTCGCTCTTGAACGGCTGTTGGCCGgtagcggtggtggtggggagaagggTATAGGCCGGAAAGTCTGGCTTTTGCTCCACGGGATTGACGGTTCAGAGGTCAAGCCGGCGAGGGATGTTCCGAGGCAGATAGGCATTGAGGATACCTATCGCGGTTTGACGCAGTTGTCGCAGGTCAGGGCGGGTTTGGTTCAGATTACTACCTCTCTGCTGCGGCGGATGCATGTTGATTTGTTGGATGATTTTGATGCGGTCACTCCACCTatatcaccagcaccaactagtgtgggaaaggggaggtggcTGGCACAGCCAAAGACGCTCAGGTTGACAACCCGGCCGTATCATTCGCCGTCGGAGTGGGATAAGTTTGAGTATAACCACGGTCGGGTATCCAAATCGGTTGCGTTGCCTAGGTTCGTTTTTGATCTCAACATTGAGCCAGAAAGTATTgcggagaggttggttgAGGGGACGTTGATGCCGTTGTTTCACAGTTTGAATCCGGACAAGAGTAAACTCTGCATCGGGCTGCTCAACGTCTGTGTCACCAACATGGATAGGGCGAAGGAAAGCAGCCGGGGAGGGGATATCATGGCTGCATTtcagaggcagagggaggtggaggagattaGGGGCGTTGCTTTTGCTGATGAACCCCCagatggggaggaaaaggctgaAGATACCAGTGACGACACCGAGGTGGAAtgggtcgaggaggaagatgagcaGGATGGCGTGAGGTGTCGGCTTTGTGGCTGTGTCATTCCGGTTTTTGCGGTGGAGGCTCATGGGCGGTGGCatgagctggatgagggttgggttgagcCGCAGGGTGGGTAA
- a CDS encoding hypothetical protein (COG:U; EggNog:ENOG503NZ4W), which translates to MSNYQAHQYPVTGQHYSGTNRIPNIKQFAESLDRDKKNRDKKVEEREHRLRHRPVQPQANGGDVQDHVPTHSAGKNRRTVTDPVTGNEVEVVDITSDHVKNAAEPKLTVPNANLNKPTTLATSPDQSGEEYRKAQDETAPPDPVHKGATSDVPIHGEATNVLFHPTPSISFEGMFESIEARANVLCAAVFFGIVLIGKMFGGSLWGLIPLAAVISSGIFLWAKDLIKQGRANEWAAEKKRGETAVVNLIPESVEWLNTAMGLIWGLVNPEMFAAVADTLEDVMQASVPGVIENVKVNDISQGSNPLRILSLRALPDSHVEDLKEDIRKQDEKTKDPQEMAADEQGGDFYNLEATVAYHSLPSSGDVSSKAAKNMGMQLIFYLGIKGLFGVPFPIWVELNRLVATVRLRIALAPNPPFIKTLSFTLMGLPKVEASCVPLIEKGANILNLPLISNFVNWAIATAANMYVAPKSMTLDIGKMLQGDAIKKETNALGVLYIKIHKAIGLSKQDRRGSEGGGSDPYICVSFSKFGKPQYCTRVIQDDLNPIFNESCALLVTPDIIKADEQLSLELWDSDRSSADDVVGKVELSIQELIQHPGRMFSQVSKLRGVKAESSMPGELYWEVGYFDKTKFRSALRTDGKDPRLPKALQDHKDLQDDKGALETAEEDAVVHTPPDPLWPSGILSIVVHQIVSLELEDVKGSNGKRKGREYEPARDAGEIKEEEGKKLPSSYCTILLNDELVYKTRTKVVSSKPIFEAGTERFVRDWRSAIVTVTVRDSRNRQHDPIIGVVPLKLSDVLQTSSQSTRWYPLDGGIGFGRIRISLLFRSVELRLPRNELSFGEIGTFEFLSDRISTVNYNPGENTKLKLRTGGSSASIKGSFCHGTQEGNGIEWDISGEGKAQKVRLPVRFRYRSPVFFEFHPSGKRRKTDTFAAFWLCDVPDSEEKNFNIPIWRCNNGLRLSQNYITEENCSSLPCLKVEEIGRLRFRGRFKPGTDQDHLRFVSDNNSRETIETWEACYAEGVRGEHVAAEVPPLVQRLHDESLLRERDVLRNASQEEKRKWLAKDGTDWSGAFGDDPAALLAARRSRQKSEDLSTTDYESSHSTDDEDVDLGINDATHEDGVERSSGESSENYTFRTDSRETGDSRASMDSKNTAGSSSSKNPIKQYKDYKERKRDLHRQHRGLMQWKPMRNVQFAKNEALFAARRVTKMGSLSGRKPDVETEV; encoded by the exons ATGAGCAACTACCAAGCCCACCAATACCCGGTAACGGGCCAGCACTACTCCGGCACCAACCGCATCCCAAACATCAAGCAGTTCGCCGAAAGCCTCGACCGAGACAAGAAGAACCGAGACAAAAAGGTCGAAGAGCGCGAGCACCGCCTCCGCCACAGACCCGTTCAGCCCCAAGCCAACGGCGGCGACGTTCAAGATCACGTACCCACCCACAGCGCCGGCAAAAACAGGCGTACCGTGACCGACCCCGTAACGGGAAACGAAGTCGAAGTAGTAGACATCACCTCCGACCATGTCAAGAACGCTGCCGAGCCTAAG TTAACCGTCCCCAACGCGAATCTgaacaaaccaacaaccttgGCCACATCACCGGACCAGTCCGGCGAGGAATACCGAAAAGCCCAAGATGAAACCGCCCCCCCGGACCCCGTCCACAAGGGCGCCACCTCGGACGTGCCCATCCACGGCGAGGCGACCAATGTGCTCTTCCACCCGACCCCGAGCATCAGCTTCGAGGGCATGTTTGAGAGCATCGAAGCCCGCGCCAATGTCCTCTGCGCCGCCGTCTTCTTCGGCATCGTGCTCATTGGCAAAATGTTTGGTGGCTCGCTTTGGGGTCTGATCCCGTTGGCGGCCGTCATCAGCTCGGGCATTTTCCTTTGGGCCAAGGACCTCATCAAGCAAGGGCGTGCCAACGAgtgggcggcggagaagaagaggggagaGACCGCCGTTGTGAACCTCATTCCGGAGAGTGTTGAGTGGTTGAATACCGCCATGGGGTTGATCTGGGGCCTGGTGAATCCCGAGATGTTCGCCGCGGTGGCTGATACTCTGGAAGATGTCATGCAGGCCTCCGTTCCCGGTGTTATTGAAAACGTCAAGGTCAACGACATCTCCCAGGGCAGCAACCCGTTACGCATCCTTAGTCTGCGAGCACTTCCCGACTCGCACGTAGAGGACCTCAAGGAGGATATCCGGAAGCAAGATGAAAAGACCAAGGATCCTCAAGAGATGGCGGCCGATGAGCAAGGAGGTGACTTTTACAACCTCGAAGCGACTGTTGCATACCACTCTTTGCCATCTAGTGGTGATGTGTCGAGCAAAGCGGCCAAGAACATGGGAATGCAGCTGATCTTTTACCTCGGTATCAAGGGCCTCTTTGGTGTTCCCTTCCCCATCTGGGTCGAACTGAACAGACTGGTCGCCACCGTTCGTTTGAGAATCGCGCTGGCTCCTAACCCGCCCTTCATCAAGACCCTAAGTTTTACTTTGATGGGCTTGCCCAAGGTTGAGGCGAGCTGTGTTCCCCTGATCGAAAAGGGGgccaacatcctcaacctgcccctcatctccaactttGTCAACTGGGCCATCGCCACTGCGGCCAATATGTACGTCGCTCCCAAGTCAATGACACTGGACATTGGCAAGATGCTTCAGGGTGATGCCATCAAAAAGGAGACAAATGCCCTGGGAGTCTTGTATATCAAGATTCACAAGGCCATCGGATTGTCAAAGCAGGACAGGCGGGGTTCCGAGGGTGGGGGGTCGGATCCGTACATCTGtgtctccttctccaagttTGGGAAGCCCCAGTATTGCACTAGGGTCATCCAGGATGATCTGAACCCCATTTTCAACGAGTCCTGCGCTCTCCTGGTCACCCCTGACATCATCAAGGCGGACGAGCAGCTTAGCCTGGAGCTCTGGGATTCAGACAGGAGTTCggctgatgatgtcgtcggcAAGGTGGAACTCTCGATCCAGGAGCTCATTCAACACCCGGGCAGGATGTTCTCGCAAGTCTCCAAGCTTAGGGGTGTCAAGGCGGAGAGCAGCATGCCTGGTGAGCTGTACTGGGAAGTCGGTTACTTTGACAAGACCAAGTTCAGGTCTGCGCTCCGAACGGACGGCAAGGACCCCAGATTGCCCAAGGCTCTGCAGGACCACAAGGATCTGCAGGACGACAAGGGCGCTCTGGAGACTGCGGAGGAAGATGCGGTTGTCCACACCCCTCCTGACCCGCTCTGGCCTTCTGGTATCTTGTCTATCGTTGTTCACCAAATTGTGAGTCTGGAGCTCGAAGATGTCAAGGGCTCGAACGGCAAGAGAAAGGGCAGGGAGTATGAACCCGCCCGGGATGCCGGAGAGatcaaggaagaggaaggaaagaaacTGCCGAGCTCATACTGCACCATCTTGCTCAACGACGAGCTGGTGTACAAGACCCGCACCAAGGTGGTGTCATCCAAGCCTATCTTCGAAGCTGGTACCGAGCGCTTTGTGAGAGATTGGAGGTCTGCCATCGTCACTGTCACTGTCCGCGACTCCAGAAACCGGCAACACGACCCAATCATCGGTGTCGTTCCTCTCAAGCTTTCAGATGTGCTGCAGACCAGCAGCCAGAGCACACGGTGGTACCctcttgatggtggcattGGGTTCGGCAGAATCAGAATCAGCCTGCTGTTCAGGAGTGTTGAGCTCAGACTTCCACGCAACGAGCTTAGTTTCGGGGAGATAGGCACCTTTGAGTTCTTGTCTGACAGAATCTCCACTGTGAACTACAACCCTGGAGAGAACACCAAGCTGAAGCTAAGAACTGGCGGCAGTTCTGCTTCCATCAAGGGCTCGTTCTGCCATGGCACCCAGGAAGGAAACGGCATCGAATGGGATATTTCCGGTGAAGGCAAAGCCCAGAAGGTTAGATTGCCGGTTCGGTTCAGATACCGCAGCCCGGTGTTTTTTGAATTTCACCCAAGCGGCAAGCGGAGAAAGACGGATACGTTTGCTGCCTTTTGGCTTTGTGACGTGCCAGACTCGGAGGAGAAGAATTTCAACATCCCCATTTGGAGGTGCAACAACGGCCTGAGGCTCTCGCAAAACTACATTACCGAGGAGAACTGCTCCTCTCTACCGTGCCTCAAAGTGGAGGAGATTGGCAGACTGAGATTCAGGGGCCGGTTCAAGCCGGGGACGGACCAGGACCACCTTCGCTTCGTGAGCGATAACAACTCTCGGGAAACTATTGAAACCTGGGAGGCTTGCTACGCCGAGGGAGTGAGGGGCGAGCATGTCGCTGCCGAAGTGCCTCCGCTGGTGCAGAGGCTCCACGACGAAAGCTTGTTACGGGAGCGAGATGTCTTGCGCAATGCATCtcaggaagagaagaggaagtgGTTGGCCAAGGACGGGACTGACTGGAGCGGTGCCTTTGGGGATGATCCGGCGGCGCTGTTGGCTGCTCGACGGAGCAGGCAGAAATCTGAGGACCTGAGTACAACTGACTACGAGAGCAGTCATTCGAcagacgatgaggatgttgactTGGGTATCAACGATGCCACGCACGAGGATGGCGTGGAGCGAAGCAGCGGCGAGAGCTCGGAGAATTACACGTTCAGGACTGATAGCCGTGAGACGGGTGACAGTCGAGCGTCGATGGACAGCAAGAATACGGCCGGATCCTCGAGCAGCAAGAATCCCATTAAGCAGTACAAGGACTACAAGGAGCGCAAGCGGGATCTGCACCGTCAGCATCGGGGTCTGATGCAAT GGAAGCCCATGCGTAACGTCCAGTTCGCCAAGAACGAGGCACTTTTTGCTGCCAGGAGGGTGACAAAGATGGGAAGCTTGAGTGGAAGGAAGCCTGATGTCGAGACTGAGGTCTAG
- a CDS encoding hypothetical protein (EggNog:ENOG503P20P) — MATSPQSPPKRPRLSLQITAIANGPSVRTSRRVAAAVDMKSPTAFNTLSNVYATAVDRSTPIQENPPTALLSGRPILRLQTQTQDAAPATATAATAKARHTPYLGPYLDTPLTAQPLSPAIAINREVQFPSAMTATPPLSAQAQDANARVFTFDSTNKPGLPSRHQNQSQQESTAPAPSLPSQSLKRRTNTLPANMTPKLPYTHPRSLRSILRNSPLPPLTTNLSPSTGQNISPRRTSLRLQERAARRVAYNSPLEQTITTHKYTRSHIDLLVADDDTTPVSPSVTSDEGDLDSNSTVLDQTMAYSNLTRDGGQTPGPFEEMRRRMADMRASTPTTSSSSALSPTSTGGIRKKGGKRREKKRRWVWTIGQDEDGEESLPSSSTTPATAVPTLAIPTTGKKHPLAASTTVPVIAVPAPRSRERQSKSTVGTNGKGVAVAPPAITQQQQQQQQQQQEQQQTREEREPTPIPSSLLPIPHSSPGSWSNSSGYSGYSSDADISMPNQQQQQPYLSIQTTAHHQLSSAMAIEPPTPSVESIASSTQDSVFEHTIGYSSSLRGSFSSAGGGNGQDVEMSDSSSFTSVEEQEENNHYTYQGKGRVMVGEEDVEMEEGTPTMTARPVGAPWRVADGGLIAR, encoded by the coding sequence ATGGCGACATCACCACAGAGCCCACCAAAGAGACCACGCCTCTCTCTTCAAATCACAGCCATCGCCAATGGCCCAAGTGTACGGAcatcgaggagggtggcggcggcggtagaCATGAAATCGCCCACGGCCTTCAACACACTGTCAAACGTCTACGCTACCGCTGTCGACCGCTCAACGCCGATTCAAGAAAACCCGCCAACGGCTCTGCTGAGCGGTAGGCCAATACTGCGGCTCCAAACCCAAACTCAAGATGCCgcgccagcaacagcaacggcagcaacCGCCAAAGCCAGGCACACCCCCTATTTAGGTCCATATCTCGACACACCTCTCACTGCGCAACCACTATcccccgccatcgccatcaaccgCGAGGTCCAATTCCCCAGCGCCATGACCGCCACCCCCCCATTATCCGCCCAAGCCCAGGACGCAAACGCTCGTGTATTTACCTTTGACAGCACTAATAAGCCCGGTCTCCCATCACGGCATCAAAATCAGTCTCAACAAGAGAGCACcgctccagctccatcaTTGCCATCACAATCCCTCAAAAGAAGAACCAACACCTTGCCAGCCAACATGACCCCCAAGCTCCCCTACACCCACCCCCGGTCTCTACGGTCCATCCTCCGCAACTCCCCCTTGCCACCATTGACCACCAACTTGTCCCCCTCCACAGGGCAGAACATTTCCCCCAGGCGGacctccctccgcctccaagaAAGAGCCGCCAGGCGCGTGGCGTATAACTCACCCCTGGAACAAACGATAACAACCCACAAATACACCCGATCACATATTGATCTCCTAGtagccgacgacgacaccaccCCCGTAAGCCCCTCCGTCACCTCTGACGAAGGCGACCTTGACAGTAACTCCACAGTCTTGGACCAAACCATGGCTTACTCCAACCTGACCCGCGACGGGGGGCAAACACCGGGTCCGTTTGAGGAAATGCGACGTCGCATGGCCGACATGAGGGCCAGCACACCCActacttcctcctcgtcagctTTGTCGCCTACTTCCACGGGCGGCATCAGGAAAAAGGGCggaaaaaggagggagaagaagaggaggtgggtcTGGACGATTGGACAGGAcgaagacggggaggagagtctcccttcttcatcaaccactcCAGCAACAGCGGTACCAACGCTGGCGATCCCAACAACAGGGAAAAAGCACCCCCTGGCTGCCTCGACTACCGTCCCTGTGATTGCGGTCCCTGCTCCAAGATCAAGGGAGAGACAATCAAAATCAACAGTCGGCACGAACGGAAAGGGGGTGGCggttgctcctcctgctatcacacaacaacaacaacaacaacaacaacaacaacaagagcaacaacagacccgagaggagagggagccaacccccatcccttcTTCATTGCTGCCCATCCCACATTCAAGCCCGGGTTCTTGGTCCAACTCATCAGGGTACTCGGGGTATTCCTCCGACGCGGATATTTCCATGCCtaaccagcagcaacaacaaccctaCCTCTCCATCCAAACAActgcccatcatcaactaTCCTCCGCAATGGCGATCGAGCCCCCCACTCCCAGCGTGGAATCCATCGCCTCGTCCACCCAAGACAGCGTGTTTGAGCATACAATCGGGTATTCTTCGAGTTTGAGAGGATCGTTCAGCTCGGCTGGGGGCGGGAATGGACAGGATGTGGAGATGAGCGATAGCAGTTCTTTTACTTctgtggaggagcaggaggaaaACAACCATTATACCTACcaagggaaggggagggtcatggtgggggaggaggatgtggagatggaggaggggaccCCGACTATGACTGCTAGGCCGGTGGGTGCGCCGTGGAGGGTggctgatggggggttgattgcTAGGTGA
- a CDS encoding hypothetical protein (COG:S; EggNog:ENOG503NUNC) yields the protein MAPPAKSSLPASPAAAPSPSLISAASPSSAAQLIQSIPPWKHRRGWDAGIPPILRPLVRAYLLGYASTVAPRLASLLIQHLTRLFKKHYDTPKQEASSTSTKQQSTGTFLASLIRTLKGGFDWHRFPTFCALLAGGSTLLEVPLKAAFDRLAKNLPDIAKRRLARFIASFTSAYLSLAILQSKPTSSFTTTTTNLDGTTTQTPLAGRTLDLTLFALTRAIDVVIGTAWNLHRQRRQASNKWTRLESLISNVTDPAIFALSSGMVMWSWFYYPSSLPRAYNKWIDSAAAVDSRLIQALKYCHDGTLRYGEETGQAELLGSMCKDYNLPEVWGDPARSIPFPCEIVHMGCGPSCEYHALSRFVRSFKWAMTTYLPLSLLLALRNPSKKAFRRAVLSAARTSTFLGTFITLFYYGVCLARTRIGPHIIGKGIKERNMIDGGICVGTGCVLCGWSILIEKVGRRKDGGLFVAPRAMATLLPRKYEKTKEWMERVVFAGSTGVVFTCVLEDRGRVRGVLGGLLAGVLNH from the exons atggcaccaccagcaaaatcCTCTCTGCCGGCTTCGCCCGCTGCAGCTCCGTCTCCGTCACTTATTTCTGcggcatcaccatcctcagcgGCGCAACTGATCCAATCCATACCCCCATGGAAGCATaggagaggatgggatgCCGGCATTCCCCCTATTCTCCGGCCGCTGGTGCGGGCTTACCTCTTGGGCTATGCAAGTACGGTAGCACCGAGACTGGCCTCGCTGCTAATTCAGCACCTGACGCGCCTGTTCAAGAAACACTACGACACACCAAAACAAGaggcatcatcaacatcaacaaaacaGCAGTCAACCGGCACATTCCTTGCGTCGCTCATACGCACACTCAAGGGGGGTTTTGATTGGCACAGGTTCCCCACATTCTGTGCGCTGCTGGCAGGCGGAAGCACGTTGCTTGAG GTGCCATTGAAAGCGGCATTTGACCGTCTCGCCAAGAACCTACCTGACATTGCCAAAAGAAG GCTAGCAAGGTTTatcgcctccttcacctcagcctacctctccctcgccatcctccaatccaaacccacctcctccttcaccaccaccaccaccaacctggACGGCAccacaacccaaacccccctcgcCGGCCGCACCCTcgacctcaccctcttcgccctcacCCGCGCCATCGACGTGGTAATCGGCACAGCATGgaacctccaccgccagcgccgccaGGCATCCAATAAATGGACCCGCCTCGAATCTCTCATCTCCAACGTCACCGACCCAGCCATCTTTGCCCTTTCTTCCGGAATGGTAATGTGGTCCTGGTTCTactacccctcctccctcccccgcgccTACAACAAATGGATCGACTCCGCCGCCGCGGTAGACAGCCGCCTGATCCAAGCCCTGAAGTATTGCCACGACGGCACCCTCCGCTACGGCGAGGAGACGGGGCAAGCGGAGTTGCTCGGGTCGATGTGTAAAGACTACAACCTGCCAGAAGTGTGGGGTGATCCGGCCAGGTCGATCCCTTTTCCATGTGAGATTGTTCACATGGGCTGTGGACCGAGCTGTGAATACCATGCCCTCTCCCGCTTTGTCAGGTCGTTCAAGTGGGCTATGACGACTTACTTGCCGCTGTCACTGCTTCTCGCCTTGAGGAACCCAAGCAAAAAGGCGTTTAGACGGGCGGTTCTGTCAGCTGCTAGGACGTCGACCTTTTTGGGGACGTTTATCACACTTTTTTATTATGGGGTGTGCTTAGCCCGGACGAGGATCGGGCCGCATATTATTGGGAAGGGAATTAAGGAAAGGAATATGATTGATGGGGGGATTTGTGTGGGCACGGGGTGTGTGCTTTGCGGGTGGAGCATTTTGATTGAgaaggtggggaggaggaaggatggAGGGTTGTTTGTTGCTCCGAGGGCGATGGCTACGTTGCTGCCGAGGAAGTACGAAAAGACAAAGGAGTGGATGGAGCGGGTGGTGTTTGCGGGGAGCACGGGGGTTGTTTTTACTTGTGTGCTGGAGGatcgggggagggtgaggggggtgctgggagggttgttggctggggTGTTGAATCATTGA
- a CDS encoding hypothetical protein (EggNog:ENOG503P3F1; COG:K) has protein sequence MLLARRPHTMGPTHPPGGLLFGYDMNNPNGDPTLDNPDLFANPGGLEISGQSLLGEDGTDYLQSFFGVFQSDNPGTSWGEGLGLHSEQWSDELLVGHELNFGVNTDNMLYQEPMQQYNSALPIRPHYASHGSNNFAPTPMGQPSADVLSAATALLPASEQQSPRTNLQFMPSHGIPMPLHQDANSFNIFASNAGPSHSQQARPSRTVEVLFGSDPGFSNAQHFVPRHERESTEHIAAKQLATLSCLQRNHSNAPTRAPSPEPWAASHPPQTTTNGVISPLKLKTSDLSPNPPQSDGSSSALKKRRRSDKSTDSDDEDEEQERSVIQETPISVPSPLRSALSPPTAKRRKPSIAASAVEDGATLPTNGKRKKSTAAKPPRENLSEAQKRENHIKSEQKRRNIIKDGFAKLNQIVPTVINQNLSKAGVLIATHVWIDQLVKENKELEKLLASTGEKA, from the exons ATGCTCCTGGCCCGGCGCCCGCACACGATGGGACCGACGCACCCCCCCGGCGGTCTTCTATTCGGCT ACGACATGAACAATCCGAACGGAGATCCCACACTAGACAATCCAGACCTGTTCGCCAATCCCGGTGGCCTCGAAATCTCGGGCCAGAGTCTTCTCGGTGAAGATGGCACTGATTATCTGCAATCATTCTTTGGAGTATTCCAGAGCGACAATCCTGGAACATCATGGGGTGAGGGTTTAGGTCTGCACTCGGAGCAATGGTCAGACGAACTGCTTGTCGGTCATGAGTTGAACTTTGGAGTGAACACCGACAACATGCTTTATCAGGAGCCCATGCAACAGTACAACTCGGCCCTTCCAATCCGTCCTCATTATGCATCCCACGGCAGCAACAACTTTGCTCCCACCCCGATGGGCCAGCCATCGGCCGATGTCCTGAGTGCCGCAACAGCTCTGCTCCCGGCATCTGAGCAGCAGTCCCCCCGTACCAACTTGCAGTTCATGCCCTCTCACGGGATACCAATGCCCTTGCACCAAGATGCTAACAGCTTCAACATTTTCGCTTCAAATGCTGGGCCATCCCATTCTCAACAAGCGAGACCATCACGAACGGTGGAGGTCCTGTTTGGATCCGATCCAGGTTTCAGCAACGCCCAACATTTCGTTCCGAGGCACGAGAGAGAATCAACAGAACACATCGCCGCGAAGCAGCTGGCAACTTTGAGCTGCCTGCAACGAAACCACAGCAATGCTCCCACACGAGCACCCAGTCCTGAGCCGTGGGCAGCATCTCACCCTCCACAAACCACAACGAACGGGGTAATATCACCCCTAAAACTGAAGACGTCCGACCTTTCACCAAATCCACCACAAAGCGACGGCTCATCGAGCGCCCTGAAAAAGCGCAGAAGAAGCGACAAGTCGACGGATTcggacgacgaagacgaggagcaaGAACGCTCTGTTATCCAAGAGACTCCGATATCTGTTCCGTCACCACTTAGGTCCGCCTTGTCGCCGCCAACCGCCAAGAGGCGAAAGCCATCTATCGCCGCCTCTGCCGTAGAAGACGGCGCCACTCTTCCAACCAACGGGAAACGGAAAaagtcaacagcagccaagcCGCCTCGAGAGAACCTGTCAGAGGCACAGAAGCGGGAGAATCACATCAAGAGCGAACAGAAGCGCCGCAACATTATCAAGGATGGTTTTGCAAAGCTCAACCAAATCGTGCCGACAGTCATCAACCAGAATCTTAGCAAGGCTGGCGTCCTCATCGCGACACACGTGTGGATTGACcagttggtgaaggagaacaaggagctggaaaagcTGCTGGCTAGCACTGGAGAAAAGGCCTAG